From Paenibacillus sp. GP183, one genomic window encodes:
- a CDS encoding polysaccharide deacetylase, which produces MSKKKIFVAYGVDVDAVAGWLGSYGGEDSPDDISRGLFAGEIGVPRLLQLFKKYNLKTTWFIPGHSIETFPKQIQMVVDDGHEIGLHGYSHENPIAMTAHQEETVLLRCIDVIQKVTGKRPTGYVAPWWEFSNMTNELLLKHGIKYDHSLMHNDFHPYYVRVGDSWTNIDYEKSAEEWMKPLIRGQETDLIEIPANWYLDDLPPMMFIKTSPNSHGFVNPRDIEQMWRDQFDWVYREHDYAVFAMTVHPDVSGRPQVLLMLERIIEYINGHEGIEWATFDEIADDFARRQPRSK; this is translated from the coding sequence GTGAGTAAGAAAAAGATTTTTGTTGCTTACGGAGTAGATGTCGATGCTGTTGCCGGTTGGTTAGGATCTTATGGCGGCGAGGACTCGCCTGACGATATTTCCCGCGGTCTGTTTGCTGGTGAAATAGGGGTTCCCAGGCTGCTCCAGCTTTTTAAAAAATATAATTTGAAAACCACTTGGTTTATTCCCGGACACTCGATCGAAACTTTTCCGAAGCAGATTCAAATGGTTGTTGATGATGGACATGAAATCGGGCTTCACGGGTACTCTCATGAAAACCCTATAGCCATGACTGCTCATCAAGAAGAAACGGTACTTCTGAGATGTATAGATGTGATTCAAAAAGTTACAGGAAAACGTCCGACCGGTTATGTCGCTCCTTGGTGGGAATTCTCAAATATGACTAACGAGCTGCTTCTGAAGCACGGAATCAAGTACGATCACAGCCTCATGCATAACGATTTTCATCCATACTATGTGCGGGTCGGCGACAGCTGGACGAATATCGATTATGAAAAATCGGCTGAGGAATGGATGAAACCGCTGATTCGCGGGCAAGAAACAGATCTAATCGAAATTCCGGCAAATTGGTATTTAGATGATCTGCCGCCGATGATGTTTATTAAGACATCGCCGAACAGCCACGGCTTCGTCAATCCGAGAGATATCGAGCAAATGTGGCGCGACCAATTCGACTGGGTGTACCGTGAGCATGATTATGCGGTTTTTGCAATGACCGTCCATCCGGATGTAAGCGGCCGTCCGCAGGTGCTTCTGATGCTCGAACGTATCATTGAATATATCAACGGCCATGAAGGTATAGAGTGGGCAACATTCGATGAGATTGCCGATGACTTTGCCCGTCGGCAGCCAAGATCCAAATAG
- a CDS encoding tartrate dehydrogenase: MSEQRKFKIAIIPGDGIGTEVIQEGQRVLEHIAELSGGKLSFEFDSFPWGCEYYMKHGRMMAADGLEQLKGYDAIYFGAVGWKDVPDHISLWGLRLAITQGFDQWANIRPVRFLPGVESKLNHPNVQSLDWILIRENSEGEYAGFGGRNFNGRGPGKEVAVQSSVFTEEGCQRIIRYAFEIARTRKRKKVTSATKSNAQQYGMVLWDEVFARVSKEYPDVETEQWLVDAMAARFVLKPETLEVVVGSNLIADILSDLGSALAGSLGIAASANLNPEGRFPSMFEPVHGSAPDIAGQGIANPIGTIASGALMLKHFGLLKEAELVERAIEETTRQGNLTIDLGGTCNTREITDAILANLDKLVAKVHG, encoded by the coding sequence ATGAGCGAACAACGTAAATTCAAAATTGCCATCATACCTGGTGATGGAATTGGAACAGAAGTGATTCAAGAAGGACAGCGTGTTTTGGAGCATATTGCCGAATTGTCGGGAGGTAAGCTTTCTTTTGAATTTGACTCCTTCCCTTGGGGTTGCGAATATTACATGAAACACGGACGGATGATGGCTGCAGACGGTTTGGAGCAGCTTAAAGGATATGATGCCATTTATTTCGGTGCCGTTGGCTGGAAAGATGTTCCTGACCACATAAGTCTATGGGGATTGAGACTCGCGATCACTCAGGGATTCGATCAATGGGCAAATATCCGGCCTGTTCGTTTCTTGCCAGGAGTCGAGAGCAAGCTGAATCACCCGAATGTCCAATCGCTAGATTGGATCTTGATTCGCGAGAATTCTGAAGGCGAATATGCCGGTTTTGGCGGACGCAACTTCAATGGACGAGGCCCAGGGAAAGAAGTGGCTGTTCAATCGTCGGTATTCACGGAGGAAGGCTGCCAACGGATTATCCGCTACGCTTTTGAAATTGCTCGCACTCGCAAGAGAAAGAAAGTGACCAGCGCAACGAAAAGCAACGCGCAGCAATATGGCATGGTGCTTTGGGATGAAGTGTTTGCCCGCGTGAGCAAGGAGTATCCCGATGTTGAAACCGAACAGTGGCTCGTCGACGCCATGGCAGCCCGGTTTGTGCTCAAACCGGAAACGTTGGAAGTCGTTGTCGGATCTAACCTGATTGCGGACATTTTGTCCGATTTGGGAAGTGCATTAGCGGGAAGCTTAGGAATTGCAGCCAGTGCCAATCTCAATCCGGAGGGTCGTTTCCCAAGTATGTTTGAGCCGGTTCATGGATCTGCTCCGGATATTGCCGGACAAGGAATTGCCAATCCAATCGGAACTATTGCCAGCGGAGCCTTAATGCTGAAACATTTTGGTCTTCTGAAGGAAGCTGAGCTAGTGGAGCGCGCGATTGAGGAAACCACTCGTCAAGGAAATTTAACGATTGATCTAGGCGGGACTTGCAATACTCGTGAAATAACGGATGCCATTCTCGCGAATTTGGACAAATTAGTTGCGAAGGTACATGGATAA
- a CDS encoding amidase, giving the protein MIVGEGEVVLTPEGDILNWSLSTLSNAIRKKMISPVEVTNRLLKRIEAINPIINCYVTVLVEEAKELALEAEKEIAAGSWKGPLHGVPIGIKDLIYTKDIKTTMGSAIFKDFVPDHDASVVERLKQAGAIIIGKQNTHQFAYGPTGDRSFFGPVRNPHNTSKMTGGSSSGSAAAVASALCYGAIGSDTGGSIRIPSAACGVVGMKPTFGRVSKFGVYPLSQTLDHIGPITRTVQDNAILLNLLSGYDSRDPYSVKSDAEDFTKLLEHGIKGSVIGVPKSFYFEKLETEIEAQIHQALEIFKSLGAEIRPIDIPGLDEISMAHQTIIRSETYALHENMLRDCPEQYEEEVRERLLLGLEPKAYEYVKALQIREIAKHVFHKALTEVEVILTPTIAILPPDLQQREININGQREQVRSALTRFTGLTNLNGFPSISIPCGLSASSLPIGFQLIGKPFDEANVYRFANAYEQESGLPALTKLTI; this is encoded by the coding sequence TTGATTGTTGGAGAGGGTGAAGTCGTTTTGACTCCAGAGGGAGATATATTGAATTGGAGTTTATCCACACTATCCAACGCGATCCGAAAAAAAATGATTTCTCCGGTGGAAGTAACAAACAGACTGCTTAAACGGATCGAAGCGATAAATCCAATAATAAATTGTTACGTAACCGTATTAGTTGAAGAAGCGAAAGAACTTGCGCTAGAGGCCGAAAAGGAAATAGCAGCTGGAAGCTGGAAAGGACCGCTTCACGGCGTTCCGATTGGAATTAAAGACCTCATCTATACAAAAGACATAAAAACAACGATGGGGTCGGCGATCTTCAAGGATTTTGTTCCAGATCATGATGCGTCTGTGGTGGAAAGATTGAAACAAGCCGGCGCGATCATTATAGGGAAACAAAATACTCACCAATTTGCGTATGGGCCAACGGGAGACCGATCCTTTTTCGGGCCTGTGAGAAATCCTCACAACACATCGAAAATGACCGGGGGATCAAGCAGCGGTTCAGCCGCGGCGGTTGCTTCGGCATTGTGTTACGGCGCTATAGGTTCGGATACGGGGGGTTCCATTCGTATTCCCTCTGCAGCTTGCGGCGTTGTAGGCATGAAGCCTACCTTCGGCAGGGTAAGTAAATTCGGGGTTTATCCGCTTAGCCAGACATTGGATCATATCGGGCCCATAACAAGGACCGTTCAGGATAATGCCATTTTATTAAATTTATTATCAGGTTATGACAGTAGAGATCCCTATTCCGTTAAGTCAGATGCCGAAGATTTCACTAAACTACTGGAGCATGGGATAAAAGGAAGTGTTATCGGTGTTCCCAAGTCCTTTTATTTTGAAAAATTGGAAACGGAGATCGAAGCGCAAATCCATCAAGCATTAGAGATTTTTAAAAGCTTAGGGGCAGAAATTCGGCCGATAGATATTCCGGGTTTAGATGAAATCAGCATGGCCCATCAAACTATTATTAGATCTGAGACCTATGCACTTCACGAAAATATGCTTCGGGATTGTCCGGAGCAGTATGAAGAGGAAGTTAGAGAACGTTTGTTATTGGGCTTAGAGCCAAAGGCTTATGAATATGTAAAAGCACTGCAGATCCGAGAGATTGCGAAACATGTATTTCATAAAGCATTAACCGAGGTTGAAGTAATTCTAACGCCCACGATTGCCATTTTACCGCCGGATCTGCAGCAAAGAGAAATAAACATAAATGGACAACGGGAACAAGTCCGATCGGCCCTCACGCGATTTACAGGGCTGACCAATTTAAACGGATTTCCGAGTATCTCGATTCCCTGCGGGTTGTCTGCATCAAGCTTGCCCATCGGTTTCCAATTGATAGGAAAGCCCTTTGATGAAGCGAATGTCTACCGTTTTGCGAATGCGTATGAACAAGAAAGCGGCTTACCGGCTTTGACAAAACTGACCATCTAG
- a CDS encoding GntR family transcriptional regulator, whose protein sequence is MSNQDSYADDNNQERVSRSLSLYVQSFLSALDSSGETRLPQRAYLAVRHIILHLQLPPGQTVLEREIAEILGMSRTPVHEALVRLEMEGWIRLIPRRGFIVSPIVAEDLQQIYEVVEVLDGVAGRLATGRANSEQLNHLEFLIREQKKALENDDLIAWTDLDDQFHSYIVDLAENPRLRGIMDNQSDQLYRARLFTIKYRPKPTRSITEHTAILAIMRAADPEAVQTMLKSHRHRAHIEILEALRTIPAK, encoded by the coding sequence ATGAGCAATCAAGATTCCTACGCAGATGACAATAATCAAGAACGAGTGTCCCGTTCGCTCTCTCTTTACGTTCAGTCATTCCTATCTGCTTTGGATAGCAGCGGAGAAACACGGTTGCCCCAGCGAGCTTATCTAGCCGTTCGACATATCATCTTGCATCTGCAGCTTCCGCCCGGGCAAACGGTTTTAGAGAGAGAAATAGCAGAAATATTGGGCATGAGCAGGACGCCTGTACATGAAGCTCTCGTCCGATTAGAGATGGAGGGCTGGATTCGTCTCATCCCCCGTCGCGGTTTTATCGTGTCACCCATCGTGGCGGAAGACCTCCAACAAATCTATGAGGTTGTAGAAGTGCTGGACGGCGTTGCTGGAAGGCTGGCCACAGGTCGTGCCAATTCCGAGCAGCTCAATCACCTGGAGTTCCTGATTCGGGAGCAAAAAAAGGCGCTAGAGAATGATGATCTTATAGCATGGACAGATTTGGACGATCAATTTCATAGCTACATAGTAGACTTGGCTGAAAATCCTCGTCTAAGAGGGATTATGGATAATCAATCGGATCAACTTTATCGTGCTAGATTATTTACCATTAAGTATAGGCCTAAACCAACCCGTTCTATCACGGAACATACAGCTATTCTAGCCATTATGAGAGCCGCAGACCCTGAAGCTGTACAAACAATGCTGAAGTCTCATAGACACAGAGCCCATATCGAAATTTTAGAGGCACTTCGAACAATCCCTGCAAAATAA
- a CDS encoding tartrate dehydrogenase: MSEHRKFKIAIIPGDGIGTEVIQEGQRVLEHIAELSGGKLFFEFDSFPWGCEYYMKHGRMMAADGLEQLKGYDAIYFGAVGWKDVPDHISLWGLRLAITQGFDQWANIRPVRFLPGVESKLNHPNVQSLDWILIRENSEGEYAGFGGRNFNGRGPGKEVAVQSSVFTEEGCERIIRYAFEIARTRKRKKVTSATKSNAQQYGMVLWDEVFARVSKEYPDVETEQWLVDAMAARFVLRPETLEVVVGSNLIADILSDLGSALAGSLGIAASANLNPEGRFPSMFEPVHGSAPDIAGQGIANPIGTIASGALMLKHFGLQKEAELVERAIEETTRQGKLTLDLGGSCNTREITDAILANLDKL, translated from the coding sequence ATGAGTGAACATCGTAAATTCAAAATTGCCATCATACCTGGTGATGGAATTGGAACAGAAGTGATTCAAGAAGGACAGCGTGTTTTGGAGCATATTGCCGAATTGTCGGGAGGTAAGCTTTTTTTTGAATTTGACTCCTTCCCTTGGGGTTGCGAATATTACATGAAACACGGACGGATGATGGCTGCAGACGGTTTGGAGCAGCTTAAAGGATATGATGCCATTTATTTCGGTGCCGTTGGCTGGAAAGATGTTCCTGACCACATAAGTCTATGGGGATTGAGACTCGCGATCACTCAGGGATTCGATCAATGGGCAAATATCCGGCCTGTTCGTTTCTTGCCAGGAGTCGAGAGCAAGCTGAATCACCCGAATGTCCAATCGCTAGATTGGATCTTGATTCGCGAGAATTCTGAAGGCGAATATGCCGGTTTTGGCGGACGCAACTTCAATGGACGAGGCCCAGGGAAAGAAGTGGCTGTTCAATCATCGGTATTTACGGAGGAAGGCTGCGAACGGATTATCCGCTACGCTTTTGAAATTGCTCGCACTCGCAAGAGAAAGAAAGTGACCAGCGCAACGAAAAGCAACGCACAGCAATATGGTATGGTTCTTTGGGATGAAGTGTTTGCCCGCGTGAGCAAGGAGTATCCCGATGTTGAAACCGAACAATGGCTTGTCGACGCCATGGCAGCCCGGTTTGTGCTCAGACCGGAAACGTTGGAAGTCGTTGTTGGATCTAACCTGATTGCGGACATTTTATCCGATTTGGGAAGTGCATTAGCGGGAAGCTTAGGAATTGCAGCCAGTGCCAATCTCAATCCGGAGGGTCGGTTCCCAAGTATGTTTGAGCCGGTTCATGGATCTGCTCCGGATATTGCCGGACAAGGAATTGCCAATCCAATCGGAACTATTGCCAGCGGAGCCTTAATGCTGAAACATTTTGGTCTTCAGAAGGAAGCTGAGCTAGTGGAGCGCGCGATTGAGGAAACCACTCGTCAAGGAAAGTTAACACTAGACTTGGGCGGGTCCTGCAATACTCGTGAAATAACGGATGCCATCCTTGCGAATTTGGATAAATTATAA
- a CDS encoding amidase family protein: MLRIPELEEVLEIGKELGFDFTRTEAQMVQERMVSSLEGLNKFYEMRIEEERLPMRYLNRDPGYRPSAEEDPYNAFIRKCRIEGADEGILKGKTVALKDHIAVAGIPLTFGSHFMDGYVPDFDATIVTRLLDHGATITGKLNMHDLASGGGLVGVGDFGRTPNPHHPDYVSGGSSSGSGAAVAAGYVDISIGGDQGGSVRNPAHYCGIVGMKPTFGLVPHTGVVGADPSLDYLGPMARRVEDVAATLQCVAGPDGYDPRQTVMPEIPKYTELLDRGVKGLRIGILEEGFGYEGMDKDVEEAVLSALDVLRLAGAEVKRVSIPMHTDAYMPASVIMLEGTKYLYETNFGGAFAATYYPTSLITTIGRFKKSHGHEWPLSFKLSMTLAEYVHERYHGRLYAKAQNVRSTIRKAYDDAFSEVDILVCPTKPTKAPKFEEARNYVEEMEHFLSRGPGGNAAFTRNTLTFNYTGHPAISVPCALSEGLPIGMQLIAPHFQDRLILQAAYAFQELVDFSKFQPVLHAK, translated from the coding sequence ATGCTAAGAATTCCGGAATTGGAAGAAGTCTTGGAGATTGGCAAGGAGCTCGGCTTTGATTTTACCCGTACTGAAGCGCAGATGGTTCAGGAAAGAATGGTAAGCTCACTGGAAGGATTAAATAAGTTTTACGAAATGCGGATCGAGGAAGAACGCTTGCCGATGCGCTACTTGAACCGGGATCCCGGTTATCGTCCTTCCGCCGAAGAGGATCCTTATAACGCGTTCATTCGCAAATGCCGCATCGAGGGTGCTGATGAGGGCATACTCAAGGGAAAAACCGTCGCCTTAAAGGATCATATAGCCGTAGCCGGCATCCCGCTTACATTTGGTTCGCACTTTATGGACGGATATGTTCCCGATTTCGACGCGACGATTGTGACTCGACTGCTCGATCATGGAGCTACCATTACCGGTAAGCTGAACATGCATGATTTAGCCAGCGGCGGCGGCTTGGTCGGTGTTGGCGACTTCGGTCGTACTCCGAACCCGCATCATCCGGACTATGTCAGCGGCGGCTCCTCCTCCGGCTCCGGGGCGGCAGTAGCCGCCGGTTATGTGGATATATCGATCGGCGGGGACCAGGGTGGATCCGTTCGCAATCCAGCCCATTATTGCGGCATTGTCGGTATGAAACCGACATTCGGATTGGTTCCTCACACGGGTGTTGTCGGCGCCGATCCAAGTCTGGACTACCTTGGCCCGATGGCGCGGCGGGTTGAAGATGTGGCCGCGACGCTTCAATGCGTGGCAGGGCCGGACGGCTATGATCCGCGACAAACCGTAATGCCGGAAATACCGAAATATACGGAATTATTGGATCGGGGCGTTAAGGGCCTGAGAATCGGCATTTTAGAAGAAGGTTTCGGTTATGAAGGTATGGATAAGGATGTGGAAGAGGCCGTTCTATCGGCTTTGGATGTTCTGCGTCTTGCCGGCGCCGAGGTGAAGAGGGTTTCGATTCCCATGCATACCGATGCCTATATGCCGGCTTCTGTAATCATGCTGGAGGGTACCAAATATTTGTACGAAACTAATTTTGGCGGCGCATTTGCAGCTACGTATTATCCGACTTCGCTGATCACAACGATTGGCCGCTTCAAGAAAAGCCATGGCCATGAATGGCCGCTTAGCTTTAAACTCAGCATGACGCTGGCCGAATATGTGCACGAGCGCTACCATGGTCGTCTGTATGCCAAAGCTCAAAACGTCCGCAGCACAATAAGAAAAGCATACGATGACGCATTCTCTGAGGTCGATATCCTGGTTTGCCCGACCAAACCGACGAAAGCGCCGAAGTTTGAGGAAGCTCGAAATTACGTGGAAGAAATGGAACATTTTCTTTCCCGAGGACCTGGCGGAAACGCCGCTTTTACCCGAAATACCTTAACGTTCAATTATACCGGCCACCCCGCCATCAGTGTGCCTTGCGCATTGTCGGAAGGGCTGCCGATCGGGATGCAGCTCATTGCCCCTCACTTCCAGGATCGCTTGATCCTTCAAGCGGCTTATGCCTTTCAGGAATTGGTGGATTTCAGCAAGTTTCAACCTGTATTGCACGCAAAATGA